The sequence ATCAGCGGTGACTACTGGGGCGAGCTCGACTTCGGCGGTGGCGCCCTGCCCTGCCCGGGCTCGCCGGGCAACCCGCGCGCCTTCGTGGCGAAGCTCGACGCCAACGGTGGGCACCTCTGGAGCCGCTGCTTCGGCGACGGTGGACAGCAGCAGATGGGCGGCCTCGCCGTAGGTCCGGGTGGCGACGTGTTCATCTCCGGCTACTTCGGCGGCACCATCGACTTCGGTGACGGGCCGGTGCAGGCGGAGGGCGCGTCGGACCAGTTCGTGGCTCGCCTCGATTCGCGCGGCCGCGCGGAGTGGCACACGGCCTACGACGCGGGCACGAGCGGCCTGGGCGCTCTCGCCGTCGACGGACGCGGCAACGTCTTCGTGAGCGGTGGCTTCGTGGACGCAATCCGCGCGGGTACGCGCACGCTGGTCTCCGACGCCGGCTTCAACGCGTACGTGCTCAAGCTGGACCGTCGCGGCGCGCCGCAGTGGGCGAAGAGCTTCGGCGCGGCGCAGAACCAGACGGCGTGGCGCCTCGCCGCGGACGCCACGGGCAACGTCGTGGGCGCGGGCGCCTTCCTGGGCACCGTGGACTTCGGCGGCGGCCCGCTCACCGCCTCGGGCATGGACGTGTTCGCCGTCTCGCTGGATGGCGACGGGAACCACCGCTGGAGCCACGGCTTCGGTGGCCCGGGCGCTGACTGGGGCTTCGACGTGGGGCTGGACCCGGCGGGCAACGTGCTCATCACCGGCGCCTTCCAGGGCACGGTGGACTTCGGCGCCGGCCCGCTGGTCAGCGCCGGTGGCGACGACATCTTCGTGGCGAAGCTGAGCCGCTCCGGTCAGACGCTGTGGAGCCGTGGCTTCGGCGACTTCAACAACCAGGCCGCCTTCCGCGTCGCCGCCGCGGGCAAGCGGGACGCCGTCCTCTGGGGCCGCCTCTCGGGCACGGTGGACTTCGGCGCGGGCCCGGTGACGGACTACAGCTCCACGGGCAGCGTCGTCGCGCGCATCACCCCCGAATAGCCTCGGGGACTCGAAGCCCGCCCGTCTCCCTCAGCGGGACGCGGGCGGGCGCGAGGGCATCACCGCCACCAGCTCCTCCGCGCGCGGCAGTCCATCCACCGCGCCGAGGCGCTGCACCACCCTCGCGCCTACGTCGCAGGCGAAGGTGGTCAGCGCCGTCAGCTCCTCGTGCGAGGCCGACGCCAACGCGCGCGCATCGCCGTACCACCGCACCAGCCCATGCAGCATCGCCGCCACGAAGCCGTCTCCAGCGCCCGTGGTGTCCAGCACCGTCACGCGCGGCGCGGGCACGTGGATGCGCTCGCCCTTCCAGAGCAGCACCGCGCCCCGCTCGCCCAGCGTCACCACCGGCAGCATCACGCCCAGGGCGGCCAGCCGCGCCAGAGCCTCGTCCGGCGCGTCCGTCCCGGTGGCGAAGCCAATCTCCTCCTCGGAGAGCTTCACCACGGTGCACAGGGGCAGCATGCGCCCGAGGAGTCCCTTCAGCTCACGAGGGTCCTCCCACGCATGGAGGCGCAGGTTGGGGTCGCAGCTCACGATGCGGCCCGCGTCGCGCGCCAGCGTCATCATGCGCACCGTGGCCTCGCGAGCCTCCTGCCGGTGCAGCGAGTTGGAGCCGCAGTGCACCACCTTCGCGCGCAGGAGGAACCCCGGGTCCACGTCCACGTCGCCGAGCAGGAACTCCGCGGAGCGCGTCCGGAAGTACGTGAAGCTGCGCTCCCCGCGCGCGTCGAGCGAGATGAACACCAGCCCCGTGCGGGCCTCGTCCGTCTGGCGCAGGTGGCTCACGTCCACGCCCTCGGAGGCGAGGCGCTCGCGCAGGAAGTGGCCGAACTCGTCCGAGCCCACCACGCCCAGAATCGCCGGCCGCAGTCCCAGCCGGGCCAGCCCCACCGCGACGTTGGCCGGAGAGCCGCCCGTGGCCGGGTGCCACGCGGGCACGTCGCGCACGCGCTGCCCCGGGGCCGACGGGAGGAAGTCCACCAGCGTCTCGCCGAAGCACACCACGTCCAGCGGCGACACCGTCCCCTCGCTCATGGCTCCTCCGCGAGCGCCGTCAGTCGGCAGCCGTCAGTTGTCAGTCAAGGCCCACCTGGGCCATGAAGTCCACGCTCTTGAGGCGCCGGCCGAGGTGGTGGGAGATGAACACGTTGAGCAGGTTCCGCGCCCGCGCGCGCAGGTCCGCGGGCAGCGGCGTGCGCTGGCCCTCCTGCAACGCGCGCAGGCCGGACAGCAGCGCCACCGGCACCGCCACCGACTCGCGGGCGCGGCCACCGCACGGCTCGCACACCGCGCCGCCGTGGGCCTGGTCGAAGCGGGGCCGCTCCCCCGGCTCACCGCCGCACAGCGAGCACGTGTCGAAGCGAGGCATCAGCCCCGCGTGCGCCAGCGCGGACAGCTCGAAGGCGAGCAACGACGTGGGGCCCGCCTCCTTCGCGTCCAGCCGCGCGAGGTACTCCTCCAGCAGCACGAAGAGCTCCGCGTGCGGCTCGTGGTCTCGGGTCAGCTCGCGGCACAACTCCACCGAGTACAGCGCGCGGGCGATGAGGGACAGGTCCTCCCGCGCCGCGTAGTAGCCCGAGACGATGTCCGCCGAGTCCAGCCGCACGGTGCTGCCGCGCGTCTCGACGATGTGCACGCGAAGCCGCATGAAGGGCTCCAGCGCGCCCGCGAAGCGGCGCTTGCTCTTGCGCGCCCCCGCGGCGAAGGCCGTCAGCTTTCCGTGCTCACGCGTCAACAGGGTGACGAGCCGGTCCGTCTCCCCGTAGTCCATGGTGGACAGCACGAGCGCGTCGTCGTCGAAACGCTCCATAGGATTGCTTCAACGCGCGAGCGGAGAGGGAAGCTTCCCGCTCAGCACGAGGAACAGGTACACGCCAATCAGCAGGGCCACCGCCAGCACCGACAAGCCCACGTACGCCCGCTTGCGGCGCTCCTTCTCGAGTTGCACCGGCGACGGCGCCGGCACCGACTTGTCCACCTCCTCGTAGCGAAGCACCGCCTCCTCGGGGGACATGCCGATGACGCTCGCGTACGCCTTGATGTAGTTCACCACGAAGATGCGCGAGGGCAGCCGCTCCACCTGTCCGGCCTCCAGGGCCGCGATGAGGGTGGGAGGAATCTTCGTCTCCCGCGCGACGTCATCGCGCGACAGGCCCCGAAGCTCTCTCTGCTGGCTGAGGTACTTGCCGAATTCGACGTGGTCCACGGGCGTCCAGATAGCCAACCGGCTAGAGCTTTTCCAGCAACCTCCGGCAGTCGTCCTTGAGCTGTTGTTCAGCGGGCTTTGCCTTCGCCTCGCACCCCGCGAAGGCCTGCTTCGCCGCGTCCGCCTGGCCCTGCTTCGCCTGGCACACACCCTCGCGCATGTACGCGTCCGCCACCTCCGGGCAGCTCTCCCGGTAGCGCGTGAAGTTGCGGCACGCGTCGTCCGTCTGGCCCATCTCGTCGTAGATGAGACCCAGATTCTTGTAGCCCATGCAGAAGCTGGGGTTGGTCGTCACCGCCGCCTTGATGCTCTCCAGGGCGCGCTGCGTGTCCCCCTTCTTGTAGAAGGCCCAGCCCATGTTGCCCTGGGCGATGAAGGGCGTCGGGTAGAGCATGTCGTTGAGGACCTGCTCGTACAGCTTGATGGCCTCGTCGTAGCGGCCCTGGTCCAGGTGCACGTTGGCGAGGTTGTTGCGTGCCTCGGAGAAGGTCGGGCGCACCTTCAGGGCGCGCTCGTAGTGGGGCACGGCCTCGTCCGGCCGGCGGAACGCCAGGTGGAGCAGGATGCCCATGGCGTTGTTGGCCTCCGGGTAGTCCGGGTCGTTCTCCAGCGACAGCTTCAGCTCGCGCACGGCCTCCTGCATGTTGCCCTGCTGCTGCGCCTGGATGGCCAGGTCATAGTGAATCTCCGCGCTGCGGAGCTCCTTCTCCGAGGGGGTGTGGGCACAGCCGGCGGAGACCAGCAGGAGCGCGAGCGAGCAGGACGCGAGGGCGAGGCGGGACATGGGGGCGGTGGGTTCTCTTGGGGAGGGAGGGACGGGAACTCAGAAGGCGGCGAGGAAGCGGCCCAGGGTGGTGGTGACGTTCTTCTTCTCCTCGGCGCGCGCCACCACGGCGGGGACGAGCTTGGGGTCCTTGAAGAACACGGGCAGCGTCTTGAGCCACTCGTCCTGCTGCGAGGGCTGCGCGGCGCGCCAGTTGGCGTCATCCATCATGAAGCCGAGCGACTCCACGAAGGCCAGCGCGTCACCCTCGTCCTCGCGGTACTCGTCGCCCGTCATGTTGCGGCGGCCGGAGAGGTACACCGCGCAGTCGGCGGCCTCGGCCAGGTACAGGTAGACGAAGACGGCGGCGCCCTGCCCTCCGCGGATGCCCACGACGAAGGCCTGCGCCGGACCGGCCTGCTTGCCCGGAATGGCCACGTGCGGCGTGTTGAGGGAGATGTGCAACGCCAGGATCTGCTCCCGCGTGGCGGGCAGGCCCCGGTAGCGCTCTTCGAGGTTGAACACGATGGTGTCTCCGTTGCCCGTCGCCCGCGGACTTCAGCGCGTGGTGAGGGTGAACTCCTGGGTGGCGTCCTGGGTGTCCGCGGCCGACTTCTGGAAGTGGATGAGCGGGTTGTCGATCATCACGTTGCCTCCGCCCTCGTTGCCCTCGCCAATGATGACCCGGAACGTGTGCGCGGGCGAGTTGCTTCGCCGGCTTCCGGAGGCGGCCTTGCGGGCAATCAGCGTCACCGTGTTCGCCCCGGGCTGGAGGTTGCGGGTGATGTCCGCCACCACCTGGTCCTCGTTGCCGCGCAGTTTCCGCAGCCACTGGGAGTTGATGAAGACGTCGATGTCGTACCCCGTCATCCCCGGCACCGCCTGCTCCGTCACCAGCCAGTAGCGCTGGGTGATGCGCCCCGGCACCGTGGGCGCGGCGGCCACCGGAGCCGCTGCCGGAGCCGCGGGAGCGCCCGTCGCGGGAGCCGCCGCCACCGGGGGCTGAGCGGGGACGGTGCCGGACGCGGGCGTCGCCGCCACGGGGTACTGCGCCGGGGCGGTGCCGGACGCGGGGGCCACGGAGCCCGGGTACTGCGCGGCGGGAGCCACCGCCGGAGCCGCCGCGGTGGGCGCGCCCGTCTGGGGCGCGGGGGCCACGGGCGGCGTCGGCGCGGCGGGAGTCACCGTCGTCACGCGGGCCGCATAGCCGGGTGCCTCGATGTAGATGTTGCCGGCCTCGTCGATGCGGACGGTGGCCTTCTCGAACTTCTGGTTGGTGACGCCGTCAATCTTCACCCCGTTGAGGTACACGGAGCCGGCGAGGGCTCCCGTGGGGGCCACGGCCAGCACGGCGGCGAGAGCAGCGCTCCGAAACAGGCGATTCATGCGGTCTCTCCTGGGAATCTCCAACAGTCCCGGGCACTTGCAACGCTTAGCGCACCCCGGGGATCGGGACAAGGCGTGCGTGTACCGGGTTGGAGCGGCCGAGCCGCCCGGAGATTCACCCGCCCGGAGAGGGGCCAGGGAGCCAGCCCCGCCAGGGCGCCGGCCCGGCCGGGAAGACAGCCTGCGCTAGGGAGCCGGCTGGACGGGCTCGTCGGGCAGCTCCCGCTGCGCCAGGGACCAGTCTCCGCCCAGGCCATGGCCCTCGCGGAAGCGCCGGAAGTCGCGCCGCACCAGCCGGGGATAGCGGCGGAAGCGGTCCAGCTCGCCTTCCTTGATGGCGGTGCGGATGCGGGTGGGCCCGGCGTTGTAGGCCATCAGGGCCAGGTCCAGGTCGCCACCGAAGCGCTCCTGCAGCGAGCGCAGGTAGCGGATGCCCAGCCGCACACAGAGGGCCGTGTCCGCCATCACCTCCTCGCGGGACAGGCGCAGGCCCTCCTTTTCCGCGAGGAAGTGCAGTGTGCTGGGCTTGATCTGCATCAGCCCCTTGGCGCCCTTCTCGGAGATGGCCTCCTCCTCGAAGTCGGACTCCACGTCGATGAGGGCCAGGATCAGCAGCGGATCATACCCCGTGCTCTTGGCCTCCTCGGCGATGGCCTGCCCGAGCTGCCGCCGCAGGGTGAGACCGAGGTCCGGAGCCCGCCGCGCCAGGACGGCGTCGATGAGCACCGCCTCGGGCGGAGCCTCCGCCGCCGCCACCACCTCCGGCACCACCGGCTGCACCTGGCGTTGATCCAACAGCGGCACCAGCCGCGCGGACACGACGAGCGCCACCCCCGCCAGGAGCGGGAGCCGGGAACAGCCAGAGCTGAGGGCGTGGAGATGATCGAAGAACCGCGTACCCAGGGACCTCCCGCCCGAGAGGGCGGGGGCCTTCACTTCCGCTGCTCCAGTTCCTGGATGCGCTCGGCGAGCTTGTCCAGCCGGGCGCCGAACGACGACAGCTCCTCGCGGCGCGGCAGCTTCAGACGGGTGAGCGCCAGGCGCACACGCTCTTCGACGTTGTGCTCCAAATCCTTGCGGTGACCGGCGAGGCGCTCGCTGAACTCACGGGCCTGCCGCTTCACTTCTTCCTGGCTCCAGCCGGCCACCGCCGCCACGCGCTGCACGGCGCGGGAGGCTTCTTCCTCCGCCGTGCTCACCGCCAGCAGGGCCTGGCTCCAGAGTTTCTCGAAGGTCTCCGCGACAGCGTTCTTCTCTCGGGGGGCCTCGGGCTTGTTGTCCATGGGTCTCTCCGGGAGTGAGCCCCGGGCCGCCTGGCCCGAAGGGTCGAGGAACGGCCGAAGTAAGCACACCCCCGACGTGAAGGGAACGACGATGACGCACCTCCCCTTCCCTGCGTCGACTCATGGAAAGGGGAGGTGATACCCACCGTCAAATGCCGGGCGTTTTCAGGCGCGCGGCGACGACGACGCACCGTTGGCGGCCTTGGAGCCCACCCGGCGCACCGGCTTCAGCAGCGCGTCCACCTTGCGCGACAGCTTGGCCAGCTCCTTGTTGAGGTCCTTGAGCTGGGCCTGGCTGGCCACGCCCACCGCCTCCACCACCTTCGTCTGCAGCCCGTCCAGGCGCTTGCGCAGCTCGGTGCCGGCGGCGTCCACCTTCTTGCCCAGCTCCTTCACGCGCGGATCCGCCAGCAGCTCACCGGCCTGCAGCTTCGCCCACAGCGCCTGGGCCTCCTTCGCCGCCTCCTGGCCGCGCGTCTCCAGCGTCTTCACGGCCTTCTGGGCCCCGCCCTCCAGCTCCTCGAAGCGCTTCTGCGCCACGGCGAGCTGCGTCTTCACGGCCTTCTGGGCCTCGCCCTCCAGCTCCTCGAAGCGCTTCTGCGCCACGGCGAGCTGCGTCTTCAGGA comes from Pyxidicoccus parkwaysis and encodes:
- a CDS encoding carbohydrate kinase family protein; translation: MSEGTVSPLDVVCFGETLVDFLPSAPGQRVRDVPAWHPATGGSPANVAVGLARLGLRPAILGVVGSDEFGHFLRERLASEGVDVSHLRQTDEARTGLVFISLDARGERSFTYFRTRSAEFLLGDVDVDPGFLLRAKVVHCGSNSLHRQEAREATVRMMTLARDAGRIVSCDPNLRLHAWEDPRELKGLLGRMLPLCTVVKLSEEEIGFATGTDAPDEALARLAALGVMLPVVTLGERGAVLLWKGERIHVPAPRVTVLDTTGAGDGFVAAMLHGLVRWYGDARALASASHEELTALTTFACDVGARVVQRLGAVDGLPRAEELVAVMPSRPPASR
- the recO gene encoding DNA repair protein RecO; this translates as MERFDDDALVLSTMDYGETDRLVTLLTREHGKLTAFAAGARKSKRRFAGALEPFMRLRVHIVETRGSTVRLDSADIVSGYYAAREDLSLIARALYSVELCRELTRDHEPHAELFVLLEEYLARLDAKEAGPTSLLAFELSALAHAGLMPRFDTCSLCGGEPGERPRFDQAHGGAVCEPCGGRARESVAVPVALLSGLRALQEGQRTPLPADLRARARNLLNVFISHHLGRRLKSVDFMAQVGLD
- a CDS encoding helix-turn-helix domain-containing protein translates to MDHVEFGKYLSQQRELRGLSRDDVARETKIPPTLIAALEAGQVERLPSRIFVVNYIKAYASVIGMSPEEAVLRYEEVDKSVPAPSPVQLEKERRKRAYVGLSVLAVALLIGVYLFLVLSGKLPSPLAR
- the tgl gene encoding social motility TPR repeat lipoprotein Tgl, which translates into the protein MSRLALASCSLALLLVSAGCAHTPSEKELRSAEIHYDLAIQAQQQGNMQEAVRELKLSLENDPDYPEANNAMGILLHLAFRRPDEAVPHYERALKVRPTFSEARNNLANVHLDQGRYDEAIKLYEQVLNDMLYPTPFIAQGNMGWAFYKKGDTQRALESIKAAVTTNPSFCMGYKNLGLIYDEMGQTDDACRNFTRYRESCPEVADAYMREGVCQAKQGQADAAKQAFAGCEAKAKPAEQQLKDDCRRLLEKL
- a CDS encoding social motility and stimulation tgl protein translates to MFNLEERYRGLPATREQILALHISLNTPHVAIPGKQAGPAQAFVVGIRGGQGAAVFVYLYLAEAADCAVYLSGRRNMTGDEYREDEGDALAFVESLGFMMDDANWRAAQPSQQDEWLKTLPVFFKDPKLVPAVVARAEEKKNVTTTLGRFLAAF
- a CDS encoding lytic transglycosylase domain-containing protein; amino-acid sequence: MKAPALSGGRSLGTRFFDHLHALSSGCSRLPLLAGVALVVSARLVPLLDQRQVQPVVPEVVAAAEAPPEAVLIDAVLARRAPDLGLTLRRQLGQAIAEEAKSTGYDPLLILALIDVESDFEEEAISEKGAKGLMQIKPSTLHFLAEKEGLRLSREEVMADTALCVRLGIRYLRSLQERFGGDLDLALMAYNAGPTRIRTAIKEGELDRFRRYPRLVRRDFRRFREGHGLGGDWSLAQRELPDEPVQPAP
- a CDS encoding phasin family protein, producing MDNKPEAPREKNAVAETFEKLWSQALLAVSTAEEEASRAVQRVAAVAGWSQEEVKRQAREFSERLAGHRKDLEHNVEERVRLALTRLKLPRREELSSFGARLDKLAERIQELEQRK